A window of Rhipicephalus microplus isolate Deutch F79 chromosome 8, USDA_Rmic, whole genome shotgun sequence genomic DNA:
ATGGGAAGAGCTCCATGCAGTAAGTCAAGCAGTGGATGACCAATACGTTCGACACACCCTTACAAAGCACGAGAAAAGCTTTCGTGAGCATGCGCAATCTGAGAGTGGCGGCGATACTTAGCGAAGACTGCATGCAGCCAATCATCACGAAACAAACGCTAAGTACGGTTACGAGTGAGACGCCGGTGATCAGGTGGTGCATCATCACGCCTACCACCAGCATTATGACGACCGTGAAAGCCGGAATCCAGAAGTCTTTGTACTGGACCACGTGCACGGCGTCGATGTATAACACGATCGATATAGAAAAAATTATTACGAACATGGCCAGCGCTCGTCGCCTGAGAGAACGAGCGTCGATCAAGTCTCCTCTGTCGCCGCCTTCACGACCCGCGTTGTTCTTGAGTTGTTCCTTCAGCTTCTGCACCATACTGGCCGTCGCTGGTAGCGGAAAGTTGTTGATGGCAGCCGCTCGCATCATAACCGCTTCGGCCTCGTCGAGTCTTCCCTTCGCGACAAGCCAGCGCGGTGACTCTCGTGCGAACCACAGCGCGGGAAAGAGCAAAGCAGCCGGCGCGAGGAAGATGACCTGCTTCAGACGCCAGTTTGTGTTGACTAGCTTCACCACGATGTTCCATATCTCCCACAAGGCCAGGCTTATGATGGCCACAGTGAGTACCTGCTGAGGCCTCTGAGCATGTGTCATCGTGTCGAACGGGACAACGAAGGTGGCAACCGCGTTGACGGCCACGCTGCACCCAGCTAGGAAACAAGCCGTCGCGTAAAACAGGTATCTAGTAGCCATGAAAGTGCATATCATGCAGATCAGCATCAACACGGCAGAGCACTGCAGCACCGTTTTCGGACCAATGTAGTCTTCGAACGACCCGACGAGGAAAAGACCAACAACGCTACCGAAGCTCTGCATGCTTACGAGTACGAATCGCATCAGCCGCCGCTCGCACACCATGTTCCAAGTGCTCACTGCACTGCTCTCAGCTGTTTGAACGTCGTAGTCCCACGCATCGCAGGGCACGTCGCGCGTGTCGTTGTTGTCCTGGGCTTGGTCGACGAAGCACTGGTTGTGCCACGATCCTGCCGTGGGTGTTAGAGCGTCCACGTCCTGGCGGTTCACTAAGGTGTAGCGTTCAGCCGGTGGCTTGCAGCGTTCGTAGACGTGGCAGCGGCTGAAACGCCCATCTGCTTCCATCGGTATGGCAATATGCTTCCATTCATCGGTGGAGATGTTCAAGCCAACGGGGGGCTTGCACCAGTGGTCCACGTCACCAGTGACGAGGGGCACCAGGAGGGTTTGGCCGTGACCCATGAAGGTTCCTAGAAGAATGATCAATAGCATCCGCTTCTGGAAAGGGCCATGGCCAAAGCATTGGTCGCAGTCGAACGACTCGCTCGTACGCAGGTCGACACCGGCAAGCCGACTCAGGAACAAAAGGTCCATGAGTTTGCTCTGAGGTGCTGCTTGTCGGGTTCAATGCGGAAATCGTTCTCAGACGGGAGCTGATTTATGTTGACCGGCCGCTgtgatcacttctttttctttgtgaacAACGCATATTGGTCCCCATGACATCGCGTGGTCACGAGCCCTTCAACGTTGGTGTCATTCTCTTCTAGCATTTGCTGCACTGCGTTTCAGTGCTCACCACGGATTACACTTAGATTCCGATTCAGCATAGAAGTATTCAAGCTATATTACGGGATAGATAAACCGGGAACGAAAATGTGGATCCTGCATACACTGGAAGCGGACTGCGAATCGTCGTGACGAGCATCGTTGCCCAATGTTATTCGTGAAACACAAGTGCGCAGGCAACTGTTGAACGATGGTCGATATACTAACCGATGTATACGTCACTGATCCCCCTTGTGTGGTAGGGGGGATCGGAAACCGAGGATCCTGGAATCGCCTCATGGTTGGTAAAGATGGGCGAGGTTGATGCTTGCCTAAAGCAGTGTTTGGTGTAGAATCCATGTTCCGATTAAGAAACTTCAAGTTCAATGTATAGCTGGCTGTCAAAAAGAATATAGCTCCATACGGTTGTTTTGCTTAGAAATAACAATATATCATGTTATAGCGAAGACGCACTTACATTAAACTCCACGATAATCATAAAC
This region includes:
- the LOC142769316 gene encoding solute carrier family 22 member 7-like, which gives rise to MDLLFLSRLAGVDLRTSESFDCDQCFGHGPFQKRMLLIILLGTFMGHGQTLLVPLVTGDVDHWCKPPVGLNISTDEWKHIAIPMEADGRFSRCHVYERCKPPAERYTLVNRQDVDALTPTAGSWHNQCFVDQAQDNNDTRDVPCDAWDYDVQTAESSAVSTWNMVCERRLMRFVLVSMQSFGSVVGLFLVGSFEDYIGPKTVLQCSAVLMLICMICTFMATRYLFYATACFLAGCSVAVNAVATFVVPFDTMTHAQRPQQVLTVAIISLALWEIWNIVVKLVNTNWRLKQVIFLAPAALLFPALWFARESPRWLVAKGRLDEAEAVMMRAAAINNFPLPATASMVQKLKEQLKNNAGREGGDRGDLIDARSLRRRALAMFVIIFSISIVLYIDAVHVVQYKDFWIPAFTVVIMLVVGVMMHHLITGVSLVTVLSVCFVMIGCMQSSLSIAATLRLRMLTKAFLVLCKGVSNVLVIHCLTYCMELFPSALRSGVLCYAFGFCRVASVCALLTLRLLPTGYEHLVFATTALFPFASLLMIRNLPKTTVVEDAKITAREPTDSVRLNMDHMRRTLEGNTMRKRSSAPSTDNTRSSQRRRPKRTGDSSSGAPKAYPRSNATEAPE